The genomic DNA TATTAGTACTACCTTAGGACGGAATACTAGTCCATCGCGAATTAACCCCTGAATTTTTCCAGGTTTCCCTGTCTGTCCACAGACTCTCTATTTTCACATAGATCGTCGTCCAGAGCACGAGCCAAATAATAACCgcggtttttttgtttttcttttcacgaaCGCGAACATGTACGAAAGTAGGTGGGAGAAAAATAAAGTGGCTCTCGCGCTCTGCACACGTTCCTATGTGTTCGCTCTGCGATttctctttaactcccaagatctgattgttaattctcccctctagctgctacacatttccttgtaaattagccataagaatttggtgctagatcaagatagcagcttctccCTGATaggtttaaatattctcattcCAGTTCGCTgaataatgtattgatattatagggagaagtttcatgttaatcacttgtggaagttaaagggttaaggtgtgAAAAGACTGGTGTACTATAGTTATATATATTGTTCTGGTTGGCAAGAAGCACTGTGAAATAGAAAGCTCCTCGCCTAGTCTACCCTCAGATCACCAAAGTACACTCGCTCTTTTTCGATTTACTAGTCGGTtatgtttatttcttctctgcAGCTTTTTCACCAGCTGCAAAGATATGGATAATTAATGTCGCAATCTACGCTAAGTCCGTATATTGCGCCTCGGATATTGAGTAGTACGTTTTTGCGTCATCACATCACACACGTTTTTCTGGCTTATACAAGCAAATAATTTCACTTTATTGATCACACCTCACATAGTGTGTAACCATTCTATGCGCCCTACAGAACGAAAGAGAACGAGATAGTATCATACACAATAAGGTATAGGATATATTTATccttcacattttctttttttcccattaGTTGCGATAATTTTCCTTAAGAATTATTCGTCGAATTCGGCTATAAATCACGGTACAATCATGTTAGCTTGAAACTTATTTCTATCTGTAATGAGTGCGGAAATGTGTTGATCTTCTAGGAGTTGTAGCGTTGATACATTAAGGACGTGGCGTATCAGATATGTTTGCTTCTGGTCATAAGGTTGTTCGCACCTAATTGTTGTAACTTTTGGTCATTCAAACGTGACTTCCACATTCGTGATCTCAACGCTGAGGAAAATATACTATAAATTATTGAGTCTAATAAGATTCCTTATCAGTCATGTTGTTATTATCACTTCAGCAAAACTGTTTTTGACCGGGTGAAGTTCATTGAGGCCATGTCAGACTACTACAAAGTTGCGGCTATGAGGAGGTAAGAAATTTATGGAGATTAGGAGGGGGGGCGCTTAACATCAGGAATTGTGTGCAGATGCTCCGTCCGAGATATGTACTATTTTCAGGCTTCTGGGATATGAAAAGGATGGGGATCTCACGagttttgtttctgaaaaataaagagaaaaaccaTCGCTTGATGATAAGTGTTTGAAGGGTCCTAACTTTTGATCAATTTAAGTATCTTTGGAAGTTACTCAAGAgcgagaaataattttttttgtctagatCATGTGTGATCACAGTCTCAATACTTAAATCTTACGTTCGAATTTCCTTCTTCCCTATTTGTAGTGATTTGCAAAAGATCTGTCTCACTGGAAAAAGGCAAGAGAGCGGCGATCACAAAGCAGTGCTGAACAGTGACACCGAGTTGAATAGTGAAAGTTTACCGTTCATTGTTACTGCTTCAAATGGAAAGAAAGTTTCCCAAAAACttggaagaagaagaagacagAGCACTTCTTCAGAAGGGGACAAACCAGATAGTGTAAAAAATCGCCAAGATGTAATCCGAACCGCGCCCGAATTAGCACAAGATCCCATTCTTCCCTGTATGCCTTCCATTCCCGACCTTCCGCATAAAGTGGACGACAAACTGATTTCACACCCGGTCAAACATACACCAGAGGACGATTCGAAACGATTTCACAAGGAACGAATCCGGCTTCCAAAGTTTCAATGGACGGAATGTCACGTGAAAAATAACCGCATAGCAACAGAGAAAACTGCTGTGCCTGTTAAAGTGGAAATGAAGGAGAAACCGGTGGAAGAAGCGTTACAGAGTAGTGATAGCGATGAGAACGCTATAATCACAGCTCAGAAGTTTAATTCGAAAGGAAATCTGCATATAGGAGGTTTCGTGCTAACCGCACCAAGCTCGAAACCGAAGCCAGCGCACGTTACAGTTGGAAAGTGTGAAATATTTAGCTCCACGAACTCGTCAGGTGGAGAGCGTGTCCGCAAATCTTACGAAACTGCAAGAAAACTTCCATGTGAAACCGCATTTATTCGGGTTTTAGGTCATCAAACAGGCCCTCCGCCAAAAAGTACAAGTAAAAACGAATCCAAGGATGCTAGTAAAGAAAGACCGAATACAAAGGACAGAGCTCTCATGAACCAAAATTTGCCGATTCAATACTTGACTCGATTTGGCAGACGGAAATTTCATCATGTTTTGGAGGCGCGTTCGTTTAAACCTTCGGAAAAGAAACTTGGAGCCCCAGCGCTAGCACATTTTCATCACTGATTGAAGGAGGTAGTATACTCAGGGAAAAGGAACGACATGACTCTGAATAAATCTGCCAAATAGTGCAGGGACCTGAGAGCAGTTCAATCTCCATTTTATCCCTATCGCCGTTTAACTCAAGCGTAGTCCGTCAATAGAACCTCTATCGCAGCTTAAGctaaaaatgagaaatttaatattttcataacacCATTAGAGTATCTCCGTTTTTACGCCACTCACCAGGGGCTTAATTAATCACATTCTaccaaaatgaaaatgaagggCAGAGATGAAGGTTGGAAAATTTACTACGAGTCAAAACGTCGTCATTTTTCTTATGAAGTATTCgccaattttcaaaaatttttatgGTTGGTATCTGTCAAACTTGGAACATAAAAACTTATGTTCCCTGTGGGTgattttacaatattttttaccAGTGAGCTATTCGGCTGTTCACGATTGTTTGGGGGTGGGGGATAGCGTTATGCACCGGGCATAAATCGCTTAAACTCTCCGCCACATCTTCGGGGAAGGAGGTCCAGGGAAGAAATTGatattaaaagaataaaaaatttaacaagcTTAAAAATAACTCTCTATCTGTTATCGTATTTATTTATAACGGAGATGTAATATAAGTacaagaaattttcatttcaagtgTTTTGGGAAACAAGCATATAATTTAAGTGGAATTATAACTGAAGTGGAAGGTATTTGACTCGTCTTTTCCACTATGTGAAGAAGAACAGACATAACACTAGTCATAAAAGTTGTGGTTTGGGGTTCATTCAAGAtctcttattttgtttaatatttagtgatgtttaaataaaattttaagttgAGAAATTGTGCCTGTTGTGTTGTGTTCAAGTGTATACAGGAGGGTAACTTTATGAAGAAAATGTGGTGCGGCTTCAGTTGGAATAAGTTGGTTTTATCAGTAGCATGCGCAAGCTTTGCCCCAGGGTCTGCTCGATACACACAACTTTCCCCAGTTCCCTGCTCCTTAGAGTAAACATGGTGGACATTCGCATGTTGTTCACTTTGTGATGCAGATTAGTCTCTGGGCAGCTTTTGTTCTCGTTCGTGGCTGTTGTTTCTTTAATCTAACTTGATGACACATTAGAAGCCAGCCTCTATTGTAATTTGCTGTCAGAGATCGTTTGGAATCACTATTCAAAGAATGTGGCTGAAAAAGGTCATCAAACTATCCTGAGCGTTTGGAAAATAACGGTTGTTATGGTACACCGCAGCTGCGTGTGAACTAAACTATCTGGGAAAAAGCAAGATCGCTGAATACCTCGATGTTGTCGGTATAAAGAAACGGAAATATCACCATTGCCTGCGACCTGTAAGCTTATTTCATTGAACGGTTGCTAAGTGAGGCTCTTGCACAGTCGTGATCCACCAAAAGTTTCGGAACAACCAAGTGGTTTTCTCGGCGAAAATATTGGTTTGAACCAGTTGTACTTTACAAGAATTAATGAATACGTTAATGCTTTTATCTAGACCATTGAGAACTGATTTGTTAAGTACTCTTGAGTAAATTATGAACTCCTCGCGTCAAACAACTCAATATTCCGACGTTTAGATGCATTTTTAAAGATTGATTACTAGTTATTCTGTTTGTGGTTATTGGATTTGTGTTTCCAAACGgtgaaaacctttgaaaaaagcCGACTAACATTTTTCTACAATGTCACGAATGAGGACTGGTTTGAGGCCAACAGTACCCACGAGACATTCTCCAACTAAATTTCCCCCTGTTAGCAATGGTTTGAGGTCAAGCTCTTTACCAGGGAGTGCTAACAGTAGAGAACCAGAGTGGGCCAATGATATGGTGAGAGGGATTCAATTAAAAACAGCATCTAAGACACCTTTGGTGGCAGCCCATTCTCCTAGAAAAACTCCAGTAGGCCTAGAGGAGGTTAAAGCAACTACCTCAGTAAAACAACATGGGGAAATGACATTTTCCAGTTCACAGCAAAGTATGCGGGAAAGTGCCAAGGATAAAGAAATTGAGGTAAACTATGCACCATTCATCATTTAttaattgggggggggggggtggggggagagGGAGGACTGATACACAGCTGTCTGGGTTGCAAGCTTCTATGGGGGCACAAAAACTTATTTCCCCAAAAAAGTCTTGATAAGAGACTTTCTCCCTGCCTTGTTGGCTCTAAAGAGTACATTCTCCCTGAGGTTTTTGAGAATAAGGTAAATAATACTCTTGGACATTTTCACACAGTAAATATATGCTTTACAAATTATTGCTGGTTTTGCACCAATGTTGAGGAACTATCCATAATAGTACTCCAAGAGCATATCTTGGCATGAGAGAATATCAGGCTGATTAAAActccaaacaaacaaactgtaatgcttttgttttgttaacaGATAgaaatgttaaatatttttttcttcaaagtataactttaaattgtaaattaaattgATATGGAAAGGTAATCTTAATTGCTGTGTTTTTTATGAGTATCAATTTTGGTACTTTCATCTTTTCCAGAAACTGAAGTTAAAAATCTTATCACTTCAAAAGCTCATCGAGCAGCTGCGTGctgaaataaaggagaaaacCCATAAAATAACAGAATTGGAGGAGAAGCTCAAATCACAGGTAAAGGCTTCACTTAATGCCTGGTAAGAGTCAGAAGGATAGGTTAGGAAAGATGTTTAACATTTGTTTAGAGCATGGAATAATGACAAATGTGAGTCCTTTTCATGGTTTTTACCAACTTCAGAAGTTATGATCAGGTGGTTTACTAGCTGATTAGCATAGATCTCAATGGTGAGATACATCATTTACTGGGGAAAAAAGGAGAATGCTTCATCCAAGGGGGACATAAATATATTCAAGACTTTGTTTTGGtcagaaaacaaatgaatgtTTCTTTACTGTTGTTAGTTTTTGAACTTTGTATGGTAatgtttcagtttttgttttttgttctgcCAAAATGACAGAAATGAAAGTTAAACAGAATATCTAGAGGGTCACCTTTACATTCAATATATCACAAAATGCTGGATGAATACTATTTTCCTTACTTAAAAAGAGACTACCTTGTTCTCTCTGTTAGATGATCTAGAGGCCTATTCTCTTCCCTTATTGACCTTGATGGTGACAGTTATAATGAAAGTGATGATGTTTACTGTACTGTGATGATAGTTACTGTAATGTAATGATATTTACTGTAATGTAATGATATTTACTCTTGTTTCATTGATAGGAagctgattttgaagaaaagatCAACAAAGTAAAAGCCATTATCAGTGAAAAGGAGAAAGAACTCATTGAGAAGacaaaagttataaaaaacaaagatttagcAATTAATGAACTGAAAGACAGCTttcagaaagaaaaggaagagattACAAAAcaagtaagaataaaaacattcTTAAAGTATAAATCATAATTACAGAATGTTAGTGGCTTATTGTGTGCTTTTTTCACAGTACGAACTTGAATTAAACAAGTTGAAAGAGCAACATCTTCAGGAGCTCACTGAGCGTGATGGCAAGATGAAAATCTTAAAGACGCACATGGCTGATGCTCTTAAGGATAATTCCCGGTatttaatttgcaatttttgccTATAATTATGTAAATCTTTGGACTTCAACAAAAACTCAGtaatttgtttataattttgagGTTTTCTTTCTTGCTGGTGTTGGCTTTgcaatttatttaattacaatCTTGATGTTTTACTTCACAGGGAGAGGCAAGTACAGCTTGAAGAACTCACAAAGGAGCTTAAAAGAGTTACGGAAGAAACTGATGTGTTGAAATCCAAACTGCAGTCAATGAAATCATCAAATCAGGTACTTGGTGGATTCTTTTATGCCCTTTATTATTGtcttcaaccctttcactcccacaagtgaccaagacagaatttctccttacaatatcaatacaatatcaagcaggcaggtgatgagaatagagaaaaatatcaatcatgggattattagttgatccaataccaaattctctgaactaacatcataagaattgtatggcagatattaaggagaataactaattagatcttgggagtgaaagggttaagctagAGATGATTGTagttttttaataataaataataattatggtTTAATCATTATCCCCTTCATTATTAGTTATATTTTGATTATGGTataattaacaaacagattccatgttaccATATGTATGTTCAGTAAGAGATCACAGAGAAGTGAAAATGTGGTAAGATTAAAAAAGTAGCATGCAAGATGTAGCCAAGTATGACACTGATTGTACAGACCTATTGCAACATGGAATGTATAAAtgttttatgtgataaacaagcaaaattttgtaaatgGTGACATCATTTTTGTGACTCTCCTCCAATTGATCATTAGTAAGAACCCATAAAAATACATGACTTGTATAACTCAGCTCATGTATAGAGGTACCAAAAtcaccaaatttttttctccctccAGACCATctattatttctttatttcacactgGAAGTCAAACATAAGCTACCATATTCTAATTAAACTGCATTTTATCACTCTTTTGTTGTAAGTTATGAATTGctgtttttctgtcttttagGGCAAGTGTCCAAACTGTTTTGTAATGGAGAGACAACTCCAATCAAAAATTCTTGAACTGAGAGACAAAGAAGTTGTAACCATTGAGATGCAGCAGTTGTGTGCAAAAATGGAACAGCAACTTGTGCAACAGGTAGATATTAGGATTACCTCCAGGTGTACATTGCAAAGCAACATCCATAGAGTTGTTTCATTGGCATAGTTGTTCAATTTTGCctcaaataataattattttaaaacattctatTTACAAAGTTATTACCAATAATTTGATTCACATTATTTCTCTCATTCAAATAGGACCAACTTTTGCGTcaatgggcaaaaaataaaggaaagccAGTCAGGTGATAAATGAGGTGAGATTTTCTTTCTTGGTCGGCCTGCCTTAGACATTCTGTATGTAAATGCTAGAAGTCAAAATAAATGTTACAAAAGTGATAGATAAATATTATCCTAATGGTAGAAATGTGTGTCACATATGAATCTAGTAGGTGACTTAAGAAAACTCTCAGTGGTGAGGTGAAGCATGTGATTTGCATTGGTATGTTCAGGAATAGGGCCATTTCAAAGTTACAAAAtgcaagccaaaaaaaaaaaaacatgcaccAAAGGTCAATTGGTTTTAAGCACTTGAGAAGAAACACCATGGACCTACTGTCGTCAATTTGCCTCAAACTACTCACTTTggttttttctatttttttcttaacagatAGCATGCAtctgaaataaatacaattatTGACTACTTAGAAAATTTGATTGcctatgaaaatatttataccCATACGGTagctttttatttaattaagcAATGTATAATTTTAGGTGTGTAATGTAAAAGCTCTTTATAACTTACACTAGCATTAAGTCTTTTGAGATTGTAACCTCTCAAATACCTATCAGAGACTTAGCTTGGGAAATTGGCTATCACTTGCAAGGCATAATGTAGACATAACTTAAGCCAATTTCCAACTTAATTTCAGTCTGTTAATAACAGGAAGTCTCTAAAACAAAGGGTTAATCTTTGTCCAGCCTTGTCTTTTTTATTGTCATCAAGATCCCACAAAAACCACTACCTATAAAATATGCAGGATAACttaatcacttttttaaaaggatattatattttcttcaaagaTAAGCTGTTAATTTACTTTATGATATTTATATTCTGCAAAGATGATTCTTGGGTGAAAAAgtgtaaaatatgtttttttaaatttatttcaataataccaaaaaaggaaagacCAAATAAGGATAAtattttgaggaaaattttttcaagatggTCATCCCTCACCATCCTTGAGTTATGGGGTAGGTTTgtcatatgtatatataaatatatatatattggtaaaaaaatgttttgacagTGTCTGGGACTTGGGAATCTGTGTGTATTAAATTGCATGAATCAGTGATAAATCTGAAGGATTAATGGGACTAGGTTGAGGCCTTGTGCAAGTCAGACAATATGTCTGATACATTCACTGTTGATGAAGTTGATCCTCATGGCATAAAAGAGGTCAGCTATTTTCATTGCTATCAGAAACTTCTTAAGTTGAGGTGCACTAAGAGCTTTAGGAGTGGTATTAAAGGGATTATTTATAAGATCAGTGTAAAATAGTCTGCAAGATTGACAATAAAACACAGGTTTTTGTCGGTGCTTCTCTTAGTTTGTGTTTAGTGCAACACCTAATGGTTTTTCtaactttcaaatttattaaaagtgtaaactttgtttcaataacatgatttacatgaaaaaaaggtttaaattgTTTGGCTATTTTAAGCTGTTTTTGACTGTCATTTGTGTTAAGGCAATATGAACAAACTCAGAACAAAATTGCCTCTCCAGTTGACAGCTGGTAAGCAAAACAGAACTCTGGGAAATGAGAGTTTATTctattcaattaaaaatctgCAGTGGTCCAATCCCTTCAAAAAACGGATGACtgtgattttctttcattcagggCTCCTTTAAGCAGGTAATTTGTTTACCCACGCTTTGCGGCTCAAGTGCGTTCCTATGGTAACAGTTATTGTGTTATCGCATATCGCATGTGAGAATTTGTCATCCTTTTGTGATAAGTTGTTCATCGTTCTTTGTACTTAGAATTCCTAATTGCAGAGGTAACGTGACAAATCTTTTGTGCCTTTGTCAACAGACAGGGTAAGAtcgctttttaaattttatttcgtCTCGAGGGAGTGATTGATTTAGCGCTTAAAACTCTAGGTGCAAATTGCGTTTCCTTTTCTGATTTTTCTCTATTCACTGAGGTGAATGTTTTGCTATCTGTAATCACTTTTCAGGAGATTTTGTACTGGGCTCCAACATTCTAGCAGAAGGAGTCAGTCTCTAAGGTGATAGACCCAAAGGAGGTTTTGGGTACAGCCGATGGGCAATCTTTTAGGACGAAACTTTTCAGGAGGACAGTTTGCGAGGATCTGCTTGGGTGCCTCAGTCACGCTTTCGGAACACAATTTTGACGTCAATTCCAACTCAAGCAGAGAATTTTAGACTCGACAAGTAAAGTAAACGGATCACTTAACTTCGACTTACACAGTAAAAACATAAGATAGTAGCCCTAGGCCATATAAACACTTGACGTTGTGATACACCACTATCGGTCACTGAACAGGAGGATCGTATTTCAGTAACGACCGTGCTTCTAATAATCTCACGTTGAAATCTTCCCAGTTAGTTTGTGgtgagaatttgattttcttcccGTGTTTAATGGCCCGTACTAATTATTATAATCATCGTTGAAGTGGAATGGCTAAGAGCCATGAGATGGAACAGTTAAATTCTGACGATTATCGCAGAAATCGCGGCGAGTTGAACCCAAACTCTGCGGAGGATAGATCACCTCCCTTTTATGACTCGGACTCTCCAAGCGGTACTCCTTCGGTTAACAGGTAAGTTAATTCAATTTTGGACAAGTCTATGTGCTAACTGAAAACATGTTTATTAAGTAATCGTTTAAAAATCACTGCCCTCCCAGTTTTTATTTGCGATCGATCTTGTACTTTTTAGgataatacaaatttttttcttaatcacagACATTTTTTGCCTGCAGGATTTTCTATGAAATTTACCTAgttgtttgttttatcaaatgCAATCGAAAACTTATAGTTTCATATTCTAATAGAGGCTTCTGTTTGCAGCTGCCAAAGCTACTGTCGTGTTTATCGAGAAAAGATTACTTGCGCTGTGAAAAAACAGCTGGATTTCCTCTCAACAATGTCGCCTCCCAAAACTAGAATTCAAAGGCTAATTTTAGTACAGCCAATAGTCCACTCTTTTATTCACCTTTCTATGAG from Pocillopora verrucosa isolate sample1 chromosome 2, ASM3666991v2, whole genome shotgun sequence includes the following:
- the LOC131790625 gene encoding uncharacterized protein gives rise to the protein MEALSEEVDDDSDVAENRLLKTEGSGCVCSKGWEKEFICGWAPSFERKISRKPTKHASLSNTRKDGKLPRAECGFVFRHYEKTSRYIEQYRENHSSAFLERGEEWRPVLGVDVPDPYLPKVGSSSKTVFDRVKFIEAMSDYYKVAAMRSDLQKICLTGKRQESGDHKAVLNSDTELNSESLPFIVTASNGKKVSQKLGRRRRQSTSSEGDKPDSVKNRQDVIRTAPELAQDPILPCMPSIPDLPHKVDDKLISHPVKHTPEDDSKRFHKERIRLPKFQWTECHVKNNRIATEKTAVPVKVEMKEKPVEEALQSSDSDENAIITAQKFNSKGNLHIGGFVLTAPSSKPKPAHVTVGKCEIFSSTNSSGGERVRKSYETARKLPCETAFIRVLGHQTGPPPKSTSKNESKDASKERPNTKDRALMNQNLPIQYLTRFGRRKFHHVLEARSFKPSEKKLGAPALAHFHH
- the LOC131790609 gene encoding uncharacterized protein PF3D7_1120000-like, giving the protein MSRMRTGLRPTVPTRHSPTKFPPVSNGLRSSSLPGSANSREPEWANDMVRGIQLKTASKTPLVAAHSPRKTPVGLEEVKATTSVKQHGEMTFSSSQQSMRESAKDKEIEKLKLKILSLQKLIEQLRAEIKEKTHKITELEEKLKSQEADFEEKINKVKAIISEKEKELIEKTKVIKNKDLAINELKDSFQKEKEEITKQYELELNKLKEQHLQELTERDGKMKILKTHMADALKDNSRERQVQLEELTKELKRVTEETDVLKSKLQSMKSSNQGKCPNCFVMERQLQSKILELRDKEVVTIEMQQLCAKMEQQLVQQDQLLRQWAKNKGKPVR